A section of the Streptomyces sp. NBC_00178 genome encodes:
- the miaB gene encoding tRNA (N6-isopentenyl adenosine(37)-C2)-methylthiotransferase MiaB encodes MTSGNRSEAVDVQKSYEVRTYGCQMNVHDSERLSGLLEGAGYVRAPEGSDGDADVVVFNTCAVRENADNKLYGNLGRLAPMKTKRPGMQIAVGGCLAQKDRDTIVERAPWVDVVFGTHNIGKLPVLLERARIQEEAQVEIAESLEAFPSTLPTRRESAYAAWVSISVGCNNTCTFCIVPALRGKEKDRRTGDILAEIEALVAEGVSEITLLGQNVNAYGSDIGDREAFSKLLRACGRIEGLERVRFTSPHPRDFTDDVIAAMAETPNVMPQLHMPMQSGSDTILKAMRRSYRQERFLGIIEKVRAAMPDAAISTDIIVGFPGETEEDFEQTMHAVREARFANAFTFQYSKRPGTPAADMEGQIPKEVVQERYMRLSALQEEISWNENKKQVGRTLDVMVAEGEGRKDGATQRLSGRAPDNRLVHFTKPSQDVRPGDVVTVEITYAAPHHLLAEGAPLAVRRTRSGDAWERRTAAPAAQPAGVMLGLPGVGVPAPLPAAQGCAVD; translated from the coding sequence ATGACCAGCGGCAACCGGAGCGAAGCAGTGGACGTCCAGAAGAGCTACGAGGTACGCACCTACGGGTGCCAGATGAACGTCCACGACTCCGAGCGCCTGTCGGGGCTCCTGGAGGGCGCCGGCTACGTGCGCGCGCCCGAGGGCTCCGACGGCGACGCCGACGTCGTCGTCTTCAACACCTGCGCCGTGCGGGAGAACGCCGACAACAAGCTCTACGGCAACCTCGGCCGCCTCGCCCCGATGAAGACGAAGCGCCCCGGGATGCAGATCGCCGTCGGCGGCTGCCTGGCGCAGAAGGACCGCGACACCATCGTGGAGCGGGCCCCCTGGGTCGACGTGGTCTTCGGCACGCATAACATCGGCAAGCTGCCGGTGCTCCTGGAGCGTGCCCGGATCCAGGAGGAGGCGCAGGTCGAGATCGCCGAGTCCCTGGAGGCGTTCCCCTCGACGCTGCCCACCCGGCGCGAGTCCGCCTACGCGGCCTGGGTGTCGATCTCCGTCGGCTGCAACAACACCTGCACCTTCTGTATCGTCCCGGCGCTGCGCGGCAAGGAGAAGGACCGCCGGACCGGCGACATCCTGGCGGAGATCGAGGCGCTCGTCGCCGAGGGCGTCAGCGAGATCACCCTGCTCGGCCAGAACGTCAACGCCTACGGCTCCGACATCGGCGACCGTGAGGCCTTCTCCAAGCTGCTGAGGGCCTGCGGCAGGATCGAGGGGCTGGAGCGCGTCCGCTTCACCTCGCCCCACCCGCGCGACTTCACCGACGACGTGATCGCCGCCATGGCCGAGACCCCGAACGTCATGCCCCAGCTGCACATGCCGATGCAGTCCGGGTCGGACACGATCCTGAAGGCGATGCGCCGCTCGTACCGCCAGGAACGCTTCCTCGGGATCATCGAGAAGGTGCGCGCCGCGATGCCGGACGCCGCCATCTCCACCGACATCATCGTGGGCTTCCCGGGCGAGACCGAGGAGGACTTCGAGCAGACGATGCACGCCGTGCGCGAGGCCCGCTTCGCCAACGCCTTCACCTTCCAGTACTCCAAGCGCCCCGGGACCCCCGCCGCCGACATGGAGGGGCAGATCCCCAAGGAGGTCGTCCAGGAGCGTTACATGCGCCTGTCGGCCCTCCAGGAGGAGATCTCCTGGAACGAGAACAAGAAGCAGGTCGGCCGCACCCTGGACGTCATGGTCGCGGAGGGCGAGGGCCGCAAGGACGGTGCCACGCAGCGTCTCTCCGGCCGCGCCCCCGACAACCGCCTGGTCCACTTCACCAAGCCGTCGCAGGACGTGCGCCCCGGCGACGTGGTGACCGTCGAGATCACCTACGCCGCGCCGCACCACCTGCTCGCCGAGGGCGCCCCCCTGGCCGTCCGGCGCACCCGGTCGGGCGACGCCTGGGAGAGGCGCACCGCCGCTCCCGCCGCCCAGCCCGCCGGAGTGATGCTCGGCCTGCCCGGCGTCGGCGTGCCCGCCCCGCTGCCCGCGGCCCAGGGATGCGCCGTCGACTGA
- a CDS encoding class III extradiol dioxygenase subunit B-like domain-containing protein, with protein MLVAAAVCPCPPLLVPEVAAGAGPELDAARDACVDALGVLAAARPDLLIVTGPAEADGLGPFPSGSAGTFAGFGVDLTVRLGEAPAASAAPAQRLPAPLAVGAWLLERAGWAGAPVEGLGVGEQLSADRCLRAGAELADRAERVALLVMGDGSACRTVKAPGYLDERAEAFDARAGKALGSADVAALGALDATLAHELKVSGRAPWQVLAGAADGAGLSGHLLYEDAPYGVGYVVAAWS; from the coding sequence ATGCTTGTCGCCGCTGCCGTCTGTCCCTGCCCGCCGCTGCTCGTTCCCGAGGTGGCCGCGGGTGCCGGGCCCGAGCTCGACGCCGCGCGGGACGCGTGCGTCGACGCACTGGGCGTGCTCGCCGCGGCGAGGCCGGACCTGCTGATCGTGACCGGGCCCGCCGAAGCGGACGGCCTGGGCCCCTTTCCGTCCGGTTCGGCCGGTACCTTCGCGGGCTTCGGGGTGGACCTGACCGTGCGGCTGGGTGAGGCGCCCGCGGCCTCCGCCGCCCCGGCGCAGCGGCTGCCGGCGCCCCTCGCGGTCGGGGCGTGGCTCCTGGAGCGCGCGGGGTGGGCCGGCGCACCGGTCGAGGGGCTGGGGGTCGGCGAGCAGTTGTCGGCCGACCGCTGCCTGCGAGCCGGGGCGGAGCTCGCGGACCGCGCGGAGCGGGTGGCCCTGCTGGTCATGGGCGACGGCAGCGCCTGCCGGACGGTCAAGGCGCCGGGTTACCTGGACGAGCGGGCCGAGGCCTTCGACGCGAGGGCCGGGAAGGCCCTGGGGTCGGCGGACGTCGCCGCGCTCGGTGCGCTGGACGCGACGCTGGCACACGAGCTGAAGGTGTCCGGCCGGGCCCCCTGGCAGGTGCTCGCGGGCGCGGCCGACGGGGCGGGACTGTCCGGCCACCTGCTGTACGAGGACGCGCCGTACGGCGTGGGATATGTCGTAGCCGCCTGGTCGTGA
- a CDS encoding antitoxin, protein MGFLDNLKAKLAPAKEKVGDLAQQHGGKIDQGLDRAARTVDQKTKGKYSDKIVSGTQKAKDAVDRLGQKDGGGTPPTTPPAPPAA, encoded by the coding sequence ATGGGTTTCCTGGACAACCTGAAGGCCAAGCTGGCCCCGGCCAAGGAGAAGGTCGGCGACCTCGCGCAGCAGCACGGGGGCAAGATCGACCAGGGCCTCGACAGGGCCGCCCGCACGGTCGATCAGAAGACCAAGGGCAAGTACAGCGACAAGATCGTGTCCGGCACGCAGAAGGCGAAGGACGCGGTCGACCGGCTCGGGCAGAAGGACGGTGGCGGCACCCCGCCGACGACACCGCCCGCACCGCCGGCGGCCTGA